Within the Malus sylvestris chromosome 4, drMalSylv7.2, whole genome shotgun sequence genome, the region GTGAATTGTTGTTATCCCTATAAAGAATGCATTTATTTATGGTAGTAAAGAGGTGAATAATCCTTGTCctcaattaattataaaaatgttAGATTTTACTAGTTGGTTTGAGTTGTACCTGTTCCCCTATGCATGGACGGAGCCAATGAAGGCTCACTGGGGGCAGATGCCACCACTCAAGCAATTCGTTTATTTAGTTGTAGactacaattatataatatacatgGGTTatctttaaagaaaatatatgtatctaATATCCAACATACATTCATTCTACTTATACTCCATATCAAATATTTTATGAGCAATAGTGCTCTTGTTCTGTCATTCAAACCGAAAAACCCTCTCCTGCCTATCATGTACTTATATTTTTCTCATTACTTTGTCACTTTCCActactatattgaaatttttgtaacattggaATTGTAATACATCATCATTTGAAATCATCCTTAATATCATATTGCGTATAACCATACTATAAtaatgttttcttagttattttCTGTTGCCCCCACTAGAAGAAATTTCTGACTCTGTCCTTGCCCCTATGCAGTTCGAATTCCTTCTCCTTGTCACTTTGTCAAAATCTTTAAGATGACCATTGGCCTTGAACACTATTCACAACTTGTTCCAATCCCCTCCCATTTGAATTAGTTAAAATTTCATCCCCAATATCTACGAAAAAGACATATAACATGGTTACAATGTTTTGtatcaagaaataaaaaaatatgtgttAGTTTATCTCCATGTTCTTGTGTGATTGACACGTGATGTGGTCAGCTTGTGTACGCAACCAAGTGATGAATAGTATGTTTCCTAATTGCGTTCCgaattccaaaaataaaatagagaaAAGTAAGAGTGTGTTTATAAAAGCTACCTACCTCTGGCATTACGTGGTAGTATTTGCAGCAAAGAAGGTATCCAGGCCAGAGAGAATTACAGAGTTAGCGGGAGACTgtgttctagagagagagagagagagatggtcgGACCAGTAAGACCTCAGTTTGTGATATTTGGTTCGTCCATCGTCCAGTTCAGTTACAGCCATGGAGGATGGGGTGCCATTCTCGCTGACCTATATGCTCGTAAGGTGTTCTTCATCAAATTTCTTCTCATCATCTCTTTTCCTCACGAATTTTTATATATGGTTAATTAATTTCAGTTTTATAATTGCTTATAAACAAAATTTATAGCGATTTTctttatcaaattttcaaagACATGAATTGATGTCTGATGAACTTTTCCTGTTGATTGTTGGGCAATCTTTATTCTTAGTCGTGGGTGAGTCATCACGCTTTTTATTAATCTCTCTAagtttatacatatatacatacatatacatatatatatagattaatGCATGTATTTCCGTTGACGTGTAATTAACTAATAAGCATGAATTAAAATGATTTGTTGTGTAGAGAGTAAATAAAGCTGGTGAGATTCGTTACCATCTTATGTTgctaaacacaaattaaacacgCCCTAAACTTTCGGGTTAGTAGGTAAACCCCACCGTCAACTTAGCAAATCACCTTGACAATGTTTGCATTTTTCATTCTTATCTTTTTAGATGTCCTTATATGCATGATCTTGTTATCTTTATTTGAACTCTTCTAGTTCACACATTCATGAACTAGCTAGAAAAAGCTTTCTTTTAACTGTCAGTTTCCATCAATAATTTATGTTacttaatttttctttgatgtTCCATTAGTGTATAATTATCATTATCTCGGACAAAGATCCTTTCTGAATTCTCTTTGTGGGGATCTGGGATTTAAttaatcgtgttcgttcatcgtacatcgtacggtcaattttcgttaggtactatttatatttaatttaaaataatttataatcgtacgatgtacgatgaatgaacaCGATTGATTGATCATCTGGATCCCTACAAAAAGGATCCTATTCCCATTATCTCGACCACCAGCAACTGAGTCTGATGTTTATTGGGATATTTTACTCTGGGAAAAGTATAATCTGACTCTATTTATAttgcatataatatatatgggaCCTGTCATGTGTAAATAGACGAACTGTCATGTATGGGACCTGTTCTTGGGTTGTTATATATTACAACATTGATTTAAGGGAAGCAAAAGCTGATGATGATTCATTTGTTCGTCCGCGTGGTGCAGTGTGGCTTATATGTCAACCTAAAAAATGGTCTTACACTCATCACACCATCAATTTCAGAACTAGTACaatatgagaaaattaaaaattttgtgGTATATTTCGAAAATCAGCTTAAACATAAAGAGTGTGAAATGATGTTAACCCAAGTAATTATTATGGAATTAATTATGGTAGCTAATTAGAACTAGTTGTTAAAGCAATGTTTGGACCACCATTaggatgaaatttgaatttttgacaATGGGGACCTGACCTCATACTTTACTTTCCGCCCTCTTCTTTTAAACGACCAATCAAGAAAGGAAGATTCGATGAATGAGGTACGAAATATTGGATTTATCTGATCGTTACTTTTCCAAAGTGAAAGTAGTTTTGATTTCCATATATGAACcgggatcctctcctgagcaattcCCTAGGGATCATAGGGATCCTgcaatcatgtccgttcatcatatatcgtgcggtcagaaatcatttaaaatttaaattttaaaattcaaatatgaatagtacttaacgaaaactgaccgcacgatataaaatgaacggacaagattgcggttctccatatatatatatttgtttgtgcatcTTTGTCAAATATATTGGTGCAAGAAGGAAGGCTGTGCACGATTAGTCTTTTCATATACGTATTATTTCAAAATTATTACGCATTGAAATGAGGAGTCATGTACAAGTAatatttctctcttttttctaaAGACCAATTTGTGTGCCTTTCTATTAAATTTCTTCTACATCTCTATCATCTTTCCTCCATTCTTTATTTCCGTCATTTCTCTCGCATACTTCTCATCTATCTCTGTCACAAAAAATGAGAACTGCTAAAGATGaaatgtttataaagtttcatGTTAATTATAACATCACTGATCTTAATATTTTCGAGCATAGGCGGACGTACTGCTGCGAGGATATGCTGGTTGGAACTCGAGGCGTGCTCTGCAGGTTTTGGAGCAAGTTTTTCCTAAGGTATATGTTCATTAACATCTCGCCTTAGGGACTTTATGGGCAATGCATTCAAAGGGCTGTATAAATTCACATCAACGACGCACTGACTTCAACATTTTTGTCAAATCCAACCATCAGTATAGCATGTCTGCACGTTTATGCTTGCATATACTGAATTCAAACTTAGGTGCAAGAACATATAGAACATAGCTCGTACGATTGGTGTCTGAAAATTGCACACGAGATACTTCTTCCTAATACGTAGTAGTTTTGATGCTGATGTGTGAGATTAAATTTGACATATACAGGATGCTACAACTCAGCCGTCTTTGGTGATAGTTTATTTCGGAGGTAATGATTCAATGCATCCTCATCCGTCGGGCCTAGGCGCTCATGTACCACTTAATGAATATGTAGAAAATATGCGGAAGATTGCTAAACATTTAAAGGTAATGATCTGTAGAACAGTGAAAATATACAGATCCGGAATCATGGATCATGACATTTATATAAGCAACTTCTTGGTGTGTAATGCATATAAATCTAACAGTACTAACGGATACATATTTTTTGCCAGAGCCTTTCAGAAAAAACTCGGGTCATCTTTCTTACTGCTCCTCCTGTCAACGAGGAACAAATACGTGAAAATTTGAGGTGCTTTGTAGTGATGAGTTCTATCTTTCCTTTTTCTGATCTGTTCTAAGagctttgttttctttatctcGTTCTTTCTAAACACAAAATCAGTGACCAAACTTCGCCGCAGAAGCGAACAAATGAGTCCTGCAAAATATATTCGGATGCTTGTTTAGAGGTGTGCCGGGAGTTTGATGTCAagggtgttgatttgtggacttcaattcagaaaagaaaagattggTCTACTACTTGCTTTAGGTACGTATAATTTCATATGTAAATTATCTTTCCAATTAATCAGGCATTATATTGTTTATCAACTCCACTTAATTAAGCTAATCGTTGGACTTACCATTTGTGGGATGGgtgggtgtgtgtgtttggTACTGTTCTGTCCAGGGATGGAATCCATTTTTCATCCGAAGGGAGCAAGATTGTGGCGGAGGAGATACTGAAGGTTCTTAGGGAAGCAGACTGGGAGCCCTGCCTACACTGGAAGTCGTTGCCAACAGAATTTTCGGAAGATTCACCTTATGACCCGCCAGGTGCTGATGGAACCACAACTGTGAACATTGCTGAGCAGAGCGTTGCGGCGAGTCCCATGAAGTGGGGGCTTAGCAATGAGACTTAAGATATATGATTAGCAGAAACCTAGCTGAATCATATGGCCGAAGGCAACGGATATTGATATTTAAGCCTGATACTAAGAGCACTTTGCATAAGTGATAATAATTAAGCACTTGATGTAGATCCAATAGTAGAGAGCATTCAAGTCCACGGCAAGAGTTTAACTCTCACGTCTTCGGCCTAAGGCCTCCTTTGTACCAAAAGGAGAATTATAATCCATGGAAAATTTTATGCCGCCCGTCTATTATTAAGGGTATTGGTACCCTTCTTAAGATGGATTATATTATAATCGTCAAAGTttactatttatatatatatatatatgtataatgttGAGGTTACACAATGATTGGCCCCCAACCTTCACGTTAAGGCTGTTACTATTGAGACACATAAGGATCCAAGTCAGCAAAGCGAACCGAGTCCAGGTCATCGTATAGCTTGTCCTTGTCATCTCTCAAAAGTTCTATATGTCTGCAGAAAAAATCAAACTGCAGACATCCGTACCAAGGTTTCTGATACTTGCAGTCCAAGTTTTATCTTGGTTTCCCTCCATTCAGACACTAACTACAGATTATTGACTGAGCTCCAGCACTGCTCTAAGTCTGGATCCAGCTGTACATGAAAATATGCAGAAGAGAAACATTTGGTTCGTATCATCTCTCTTACTGCTCCTCCTCTCAACGAGGAACAAATACGTCTAAGTTATAGGTGCTTATGGGTCTATGGCGATGAACCGTAACAGCTTGGTTTCAAACCAAAATCAGTGGCAGAATTCTGGAGCAGGTTCGAACAAACGAGTGCTGCAAAATGTATTCAGATGCTTGTTTAGAGGCGTGAAGGGAGTACGATGTCATGGCTGTTGATCTATGGACTTCAATTCAGAAGACAAAAGACTGGCCTATTGTCTGCTTTAAGTACGTGCAGTTTCCACATAGTAATTTGTCTTTCCACTTAATCAGATATTAATGGAAGATTAATCGTTGGATTTACACTTGAACTGGGACGGATGGAATCCATTTTTCGTCTTAAGGGAACGCAGTTGTGGAGGAGGACATACTGAAGGTGGTTAGATAAGCAGACTGGAAGCCCAGCCTACACTGGATATCGTTACCAACAGAAATTCGCAGAGGATTCGCCTTATGACCCGCCCAGGGCCGATGGCACTGCTGAACACAGCGTCACGGGCAAGTAGAGTCTATATTCGTGCGGATTTTGAGTCACAAAGTGTCGTGTCTAAAATTGCTACCCGTAAATGTGAGCAAATACGAAACTAAAATTGGTTGCTCGTACAATAATTTGTTCCCAGTGGTTATGTTACATCAAGGGCAGTTCCAGGGACCTAGTTTCCACGTCTGCAAAGGATTAACACGATTACAAGACCAGACCAATTTGTAACAAAAGAAGTCAAATAAAGGAAATTTACATACAAACGGGGGAAAACAAACCGCGGTGGCAGCAGCAGAACACTGAACATGCCACTCCCCCTGCACTAACCCAATGCAAACTCGGATATTTCCGCCTACTCCTCCAAAACCTTTCAACGTTAGATCAAAACTAGGCATACGCATCCGAATGTGAAAATCACTCCGTAAAGAGATGATGAATCCAGGAATTCCAACAGCTACAAGTGGGTGCATGCTGTTCTAGGGAAAACGTAAATTAGGACGAAAGTTGGAACCTGCCGCTAGGTTTTTTTCTTCTCCATCCCTgaaattttaaaccaataataCTTTACTCTTGAAAGCCAATAGAAAAGACTAATaaactgaaaagaaagaaaaaaagaatatacAGTTAGAAAACATACAAAAGCAGCATAGTACACAAACGTCAGTCCCGCCAGGGCAACAAATGCAATTTGGAACACATTGTACCTGTAATGCAAATACCAAAATGTATAACCATATCAGTAggaacatacatacatacatacatacaggTCTAATTAGATTCAATCGGAGAAAAGAGAACAACTCACTTGTACAGATATCTAATTCCACGAAGAGATTGCAAGGTGTGACCAAATATTTCTTGTGCTGCAGTTGCTTGAGCATAGTATGCAAATGCTGTGGAGCAGAACTGAATCACACTGAAACAGTGGAAACCAATAATAATTACAATCGTGATTTATAGAAATCTTCAGAAATTTAGGGAACCATGAACATGCAGTCTTCATCTAATATGTAAATGAGAATCACAAAGATACTAACCTGATGGAGCTAAGCAGTATAAGTCCCAcgttaaataaaaatgaattcaTTAGAGTAGCACCCCACCtgaaacaagtaaattaaatttatgAGCAACCAAGCCTTTTGGTGATTAAACTACGAAGGTGCACACAAAAAACTATTAAATAAGGCTGGAAACAGAAATATCATTACTTCATCGGATGAATTGTAATGAAAACTAATTTCATCCCAAGCATCATGGCCCCGGCAATGACTGCAAGCAGGAGGTAGAAGCAGAAGAATGCAAACGCAACAGTGCCTAAAAGACCTGATGAAGAAGATAAGCAGATCAAACTCATTCATATCAAACTCATTCATTCAGAAGAAACTATATAATGTAGAGGCAAGAGGAATATATTATGAAAGTACCCCAAACATCATCCAGCTTGATGAAAACTTCATTCAAGAAAGGAGAAAATGGAGGGCTAATCAATAGATATATGACGATATGAGCAATCCAAGCCACTGAAACAATCAATCTGAAAAACAGACAAAAGGTTTCAGTATGAATAAATCATCATAGTCATTAAAGAAAGCGTGGCACACAAGAAAACAAGAACTATGGCAGTAGATGCTATGACAAAAATCATGAATGATAACACGTCATATCCTTACAGAGAATAAAGTATTCCTAACCACCCAAGCTAATAAATGTTACAGCATAATCAAGCTATATTCAAACATCACTGCCTACGGTGAGCACGAACAAAAATATACCATAGTGAAATgcatatattataattataagTTATATCAAATGCTTGAATTTCTCTTCCAAAACataatctttcttcttccttgtctAAGACTTTCTGCACTCAAA harbors:
- the LOC126619167 gene encoding GDSL esterase/lipase CPRD49-like isoform X1, with the translated sequence MVGPVRPQFVIFGSSIVQFSYSHGGWGAILADLYARKADVLLRGYAGWNSRRALQVLEQVFPKDATTQPSLVIVYFGGNDSMHPHPSGLGAHVPLNEYVENMRKIAKHLKSLSEKTRVIFLTAPPVNEEQIRENLSDQTSPQKRTNESCKIYSDACLEVCREFDVKGVDLWTSIQKRKDWSTTCFRDGIHFSSEGSKIVAEEILKVLREADWEPCLHWKSLPTEFSEDSPYDPPGADGTTTVNIAEQSVAASPMKWGLSNET
- the LOC126619167 gene encoding GDSL esterase/lipase CPRD49-like isoform X2, which produces MNEADVLLRGYAGWNSRRALQVLEQVFPKDATTQPSLVIVYFGGNDSMHPHPSGLGAHVPLNEYVENMRKIAKHLKSLSEKTRVIFLTAPPVNEEQIRENLSDQTSPQKRTNESCKIYSDACLEVCREFDVKGVDLWTSIQKRKDWSTTCFRDGIHFSSEGSKIVAEEILKVLREADWEPCLHWKSLPTEFSEDSPYDPPGADGTTTVNIAEQSVAASPMKWGLSNET